A genomic region of Thermodesulfovibrio aggregans contains the following coding sequences:
- a CDS encoding TonB-dependent receptor — protein MIFQTLLCIMFVLSLILPVFAEEKDANLEEIVVTGEKIVVPTKQTGETVYTGTEITPKGIELSGQKGKTNVYEAISILPGVVFESSDANNLATEQTNIRIRGVRGYLGAMTVEGIPNYGGNPMGPRAYIYDLENFQSIAVYKGAVPADLGSGVGNRGGAIELRPLWAQKEIGLKLSQSIGSFEYKRTYLRFDSGEIKPTYTRFSLSYSFTGQDKWKGPGEIGPRNNLNLTLVQPIDKNIEIKIWGNFNEIEHDKYRYLSYEQTKDLGKYYRLDFNSSITGVPAQDYLYYKFNREYHKNRDLFASITTQITDNVKIVLKPYISKENAKIWDGSSNILGKPGVQERTRDIERKGIIAELALDFNTIKATAGYHYETSDMNIYSENYWINNDGSLTYKGYGVFATTGTTYLYSPYFKLAGTIDKFNWQAGIKYFKFKDSATEGYIGGVPTLVRAPYLDREAKTYDIWLPTAGVSYAFNDNLEAYISYGRNFIRPYAYMPILSLYSRLYNQFKNAGIPLSELFKNRDIEQSDNIDIGLRFRKDFIEVNPTFFLSKHKNLLTVVTDPRVIDTSTNKPVNYQQNIGKAKGYGFEIGTSVYVSDWLTFYLNPTYNHLTYDGNITYSGATLSTDGKQVVDVPKWTVVSGLIAKYKDFEIVPQMRFIGKRFGDAEHKEEIPSYAVFDLKLNYIKEKIGMLKGLKISLEFDNIFNKKYVSVINAMDDTVSGTTYGVGAPFTMRGSLSFAF, from the coding sequence ATGATTTTTCAGACTCTTTTATGTATCATGTTTGTTTTAAGTCTTATTTTGCCTGTTTTTGCTGAAGAAAAGGATGCAAATCTTGAGGAGATTGTGGTAACTGGAGAGAAAATAGTTGTTCCCACAAAGCAGACTGGTGAGACAGTTTATACTGGAACAGAGATTACACCCAAAGGAATTGAACTATCCGGGCAGAAAGGTAAAACCAATGTATATGAAGCAATTTCAATTCTTCCCGGAGTTGTGTTTGAAAGTTCAGATGCCAATAATTTAGCAACAGAGCAAACAAACATAAGAATTAGAGGAGTAAGAGGTTATCTTGGAGCGATGACTGTTGAGGGAATTCCAAACTATGGTGGAAATCCAATGGGACCAAGAGCATATATCTATGACCTTGAAAACTTTCAAAGTATAGCTGTTTACAAAGGAGCAGTTCCTGCTGATTTAGGCTCAGGAGTTGGAAACAGGGGTGGTGCTATTGAGTTAAGACCTTTGTGGGCTCAAAAGGAAATTGGATTAAAGTTATCTCAATCAATCGGCTCTTTTGAATATAAAAGAACCTATCTGAGATTTGACTCCGGAGAAATCAAACCAACTTACACAAGATTTTCTCTATCCTATTCCTTTACAGGACAGGATAAATGGAAAGGACCGGGAGAAATTGGGCCGAGAAATAATTTAAATCTTACATTAGTTCAGCCAATCGACAAAAATATAGAGATAAAAATCTGGGGAAACTTTAATGAAATAGAGCATGATAAATATCGTTACTTAAGTTATGAACAGACAAAGGACCTCGGTAAATACTATCGCCTTGATTTTAATAGCTCAATAACTGGAGTGCCAGCACAGGATTACCTTTATTACAAATTTAACAGAGAGTATCACAAAAATAGAGACCTCTTTGCATCAATTACCACGCAAATTACTGATAATGTTAAAATTGTTTTGAAACCATATATTTCAAAGGAAAATGCCAAAATATGGGATGGTTCATCAAATATTTTGGGTAAGCCAGGAGTTCAGGAGAGAACGAGAGATATTGAAAGAAAAGGTATTATAGCAGAGCTTGCTCTTGATTTTAATACAATAAAAGCCACTGCTGGTTATCATTATGAAACAAGTGATATGAATATTTATTCAGAAAATTACTGGATAAACAATGATGGAAGCCTTACTTACAAAGGTTACGGAGTTTTTGCAACAACTGGAACAACATATTTATACAGTCCCTATTTCAAACTGGCAGGGACAATAGACAAGTTCAACTGGCAGGCAGGAATTAAGTACTTTAAGTTTAAAGATTCAGCAACTGAGGGATACATAGGAGGTGTGCCAACTCTTGTGAGAGCACCATATCTTGATAGAGAAGCAAAAACCTATGACATATGGCTTCCAACTGCTGGTGTATCCTATGCTTTCAATGATAACTTAGAAGCTTATATTAGCTATGGCAGAAACTTCATAAGGCCATATGCTTACATGCCAATTTTGAGTTTATACAGTCGCCTTTACAATCAATTTAAAAATGCTGGAATTCCCTTGAGCGAATTATTTAAAAATAGAGACATTGAGCAGTCTGACAACATTGATATAGGTTTAAGATTCCGTAAAGATTTCATAGAAGTGAATCCAACATTTTTCTTATCAAAACATAAAAATCTTTTAACTGTAGTAACAGATCCAAGAGTCATTGACACATCAACAAATAAACCTGTCAACTATCAACAGAATATTGGTAAGGCAAAAGGATATGGCTTTGAAATAGGAACCAGTGTTTATGTCTCTGACTGGCTAACATTTTATCTAAATCCCACATACAATCATCTTACATATGATGGAAATATAACTTATTCAGGTGCAACCCTTTCAACAGATGGTAAACAGGTTGTTGATGTGCCAAAATGGACTGTTGTATCAGGGCTCATAGCAAAATACAAGGACTTTGAGATAGTTCCTCAGATGCGTTTTATTGGTAAGAGATTTGGCGATGCCGAGCATAAAGAAGAGATTCCTTCATATGCTGTATTTGACTTAAAATTGAACTATATAAAGGAAAAAATAGGAATGCTTAAGGGACTTAAAATTTCCTTAGAGTTTGACAACATCTTCAATAAAAAATATGTTTCTGTAATTAATGCAATGGACGATACTGTATCAGGTACAACTTATGGAGTGGGTGCTCCATTTACAATGAGGGGTTCATTATCATTTGCCTTTTAA
- a CDS encoding transposase has translation MKEKPLTNLRLPDLWKEFNSNFNESFWEEFEQKMKLMKKKFIELALQEEITALTGAQKYERTPERVYRRNGYWKRYIILKDGKLQINMPRLRETGFQSKIIPRYIILKDGKLQINMPRLRETCFQSKIIPRYI, from the coding sequence ATGAAAGAAAAACCTTTAACTAATTTAAGATTACCAGATTTATGGAAAGAATTCAACAGTAATTTTAATGAATCCTTCTGGGAAGAATTTGAACAAAAAATGAAGTTAATGAAGAAAAAGTTTATTGAATTAGCATTACAAGAGGAGATAACAGCACTTACAGGGGCTCAAAAATATGAAAGAACCCCAGAGAGAGTTTACCGTAGGAATGGATACTGGAAGAGATACATAATCCTGAAAGATGGAAAACTTCAGATTAACATGCCCAGACTAAGAGAGACAGGTTTTCAAAGTAAGATAATTCCCAGATACATAATCCTGAAAGATGGAAAACTTCAGATTAACATGCCCAGACTAAGAGAGACATGTTTTCAAAGCAAGATAATTCCCAGATACATAA